In Flavobacterium sp. 83, the genomic window AATAAATACTTTGTCAAAACACCCATTCCGGGGCCTATTTCTAATACATCATCATATCCTTCCAGGTTCAACGTGTCAGCAATATCTTTAGCAATGCTTTCGTCTTTCAAGAAATGTTGTCCGAGGTGTTTTTTGGCTGTTACTTTTTCCATTTTGTTTGTTTTTTTGCCACGAAGGCACAAAGTATTTTTTTGTTTTTTTATTTTGACATGAAGGCGAAAAGACAAAAAGCGTATTTATATATATTTTATAATTAAAGGTCGCAAATTATGCCTCTAATTTATGTCAAAAACTGAAAACTATTTCCAGAGATTTTCATTATTCCAATTCGGCTTCATCCCGATTGCATTTGAATCAACGTTTGGATATTTTATAAAAAGAATATTTAATCTTTCGCTGAAATCATTTTCAGGTTGAATCCTATCTAATAAATATTTCATAATACAAAGATGGACGTACAGTTTTTCGTTCTGTTTTGGCACATCTTCAACCCAATTAAATGGTGGATTTGGTAATAATTTAGGGTTTCCTGGTAAATTTTTATTCCATAATCTAGAATGATGTGCGCAATAATTTCGAATTTGAGCAATGGATTGTAGCCAACTAGGCAAAAAAGTGTGATTAACAACCCCGAATTCTTTAGCAATTACGTCTTTAGAATGAACTGTATTCTTCAAATTACCATATAATTTTGATAACGATCCAAAACTGGTTTGCTCTAATGACTTCCAAGCTGGTGGAAAACGCAAATCGTCTTTATGGTTTTTAAAATGATTTTTTATTGTTATTTCTTTACTTCGTTCTAATTCTTCTTCTAGACTTGAAAGTGTTTTTACTAAAGCTTTACTGTCTATAAATAAATCGAAATTTTGAAACCACCAAGGATTGAATTCGTGCGAAAGATGATAAATCAACTTGGTTCTTAAACTTATTTCTATTTTTTCTATGATATCAAATAACAAAATTTTTAGCTCTCCATCAAATTGATAAAGCGCAATTACGTCTTTAAATTTACTATTTTCTTTAAAAATGTGGTTGACTTTATCCGATTGCATCGAATACCAATATTCACCTAACCGATAATAACTTATATGAGATAAATAATGTGTTGCCTTATCTTCAGGAGTGATTTTTAAGCCTCGTGTTTGTAATCTTTCTATCTGTTCTTGAATAGTAAAAGGTAATTTTTCGAACATAATTAATATAAAAAATTAAAAAACGAAACGTATTTAAAGCAAAAGACACACCCTGGGACGCTGTCTTTATTACTAAAAACTGTAGCGTGGTGTGTACTGTTGGCACAAAGGTACCAAAAAAAATACACCAAACAACAATAACTTTTATTTTTTGAATTGGAGGTCACAAATTGCAACCTCCAATTTTTATGCTTTATTGTAAATTCAACTTGATGTCATAAATTCCGACTTCAAGATTTTGATTCAAAACGATACCCTGAATGTGATTGCTTCGTTCCTCGCAATGACAACTGAATACTGAACACTTTTTTCTAGTGTTCCGAAATCAATTCTAACTCAGTTCTAAAAGCCAGCATTTTGTCTCCAAACAATTTCAATCCTTCTTCGCGAAAAGCGGGTGCATCTTCCTGATAATATTTCTCCAGAGTTTCCTTACTATCTGTTGTGTATTGTACGGAATAAGTCACTCCTCCCATTTCCTCTTCAATTAAAACCCGCACCATTCTTGCCGAGGAAAACTTTCCAGTAGCCAAAATTTCCGGAATGTGCTTGTGTTGCATCCAAATCATCCATTGGTCATGAACGCTTTCGTGTATGTTTGTGGTAACGTTGTATATTATCATTTTTTTTAGATTGTTAGACTTTTAGATTATTAGATTGTTAGACTTTTTCAAAAAATCCAAAATCTAATAATCTAGCATTCTGTTTTATAAATTAGTATCCCCTCGCAATTGCCTGAATTTCTTTCTGGCTTCCACAAAATAAATACTGTCTTTGTGACTGAAAATTATCTTTTCGTATAATGGTTTTGCCTTTTCGGGCTGTTGCAATTTTTTGTTATAAATTTCTGCTGAGAAGTATAAAGCTTCATCAATATAAATGCCGTCACTGTGCTGGTCTATAATAGTTTGATATTGGCTTAAAGCCAAAGTAAAATCACCTAATTTTTCATAAATTTTACCCAAACGCAATAATGTCACCGCCTCTATTTGCTTCGCCTGTTCGAGCGTAGCTCTCGGGTCCTGCCCTTTATAGTTTTTCAATATCGTTTGAAACTGCGCTATTGCTTCCTGATTTCTGTTTTGATATAAAAGATAATCTCCTTTGGCAAACTGTTTCAAAGCTGTTTGTGTCGAATCGGCAACGGTATTGTCATTTATTAAAAGAAAATATTCCAAAGCATCATTGGCAATCAATTGTGTATTCGCTGATTTTAATTCCTTGAATTGTTTCAAAGCCCAAATAAAATCCGTTTTGAAATAACTCGTTTTAGCGGCTTTCAAACTCGCTTCATGTGCCACAATATCATTTTTCAAATCCAATTCTATCTGTGAATAATAGATCAAAGCCTGATTGAATTTCTCTTCGTAAAGCAAAATATCCGCCAATTCCATTTTGGCCTGAGCCACATCATAATCATTCAATTGCAACTCCAGTGCTTTTTTGATTATTGCCTTTCCATCTTCCGGCTTTTTTAAATTAAAAGCTACAAAATGTGCCTGAATCAGCTGCAAAGATAAGGTAAAAGGACTTATTTCAAATTGTTTCAACAAACCCTCTAATTCTGTATTGATGGCAACATATTCTTTTTCTTTAGCCTTCCCTATTTTCATTTTCATCAAATAGGAATTGGCTTGAATCAACAGTTCTAAATCTTTTGTGTTTTCCAATACAAAACCCAGAATTTCTTTGGCCGCATCGGGATTGTCTTCTTCAATAGCGAGTTGTCCTAAATTCACAATATTAGAAAGGGATTCCGGGTCGCGCTTGTAAATAGCTTTTTCCTGAATAAATGCTTTCTCGAACTCTTTTTGTTGGGTATAAAACCAACTCAAATAATGATTCCAGAAAAGATCTTGGTTTTTTTGAGCTCTTATAATTAATGCTTTTCGAAGTATTTCGCTAAAATTGGCATCGCCCTCATCCACCATAAAACGAGACAGCTGATTTTGAATCTGTATCGAATTTTGAGGATTCGCATAGGCTTCATTCAGAAAAGTATTAATCATCATTTCCTGATTGCCTAATTGCCCATAAAGCAACCCTATTTGATAATTAAAATTGAAATTCGGTTCTAATTCCGTTGCCGCTTGATAGGATTTCAAGGCATATTCCAACAACACCTTTCTCTCAAAAGAATTGGAAATACCGTACACTTCATTTGGGTTCTTTTTGATTCTGTCAAGTGCTTGCTCGTAGTAAATTTTGGCTTTGGCATCATTTTTTTGCAACTGATAATTGTATCCCAATTCGACCAGAAGATTCCCTTGCTTGTATTTGTCTAATCGGTCCAGTATTGCTTTTTCGGCAACAGAAAATTGCTGTAATTGTTGGTAACAGTCAATGGTTCTTAAAAAATACTGTGTGTTTTGTGGCAGGTTTTCCAGTAACTCTTCATAACTGATTCTGGCTTTTTCAAAATCGCCTTTGTCATAATAATACTGCGCCAATTGTTCGTTTTGGGCGAAAGCAAATAGCGAGAATGACAAGGAGATATAAAGAAAAAGTTTTTTCATTATTAATTTTTTACGCTAAATAGTACTTTATCCAAAGTCATTTAACCGCAAATTCGCAAATTATTTTATAATTCAATAAAAATAAAATTTGCGAATTTGCGGTAAATAAAAACAAGCTAAATTTAATCTATAATATCAAACCCGCAATACGGACGCAAAACTTCTGGGATTACGATTCCTTCCGGAGTTTGGTAATTTTCTAAAATTCCAGCCAATACTCTTGGTAAAGCCAATGAACTTCCGTTTAAAGTATGAGCCAATTGGTTTTTCCCGTCTTTGTCTTTGAAACGTAATTTCAAACGATTTGCTTGAAAAGTCTCAAAATTAGAAACCGAACTAATTTCTAACCAACGATCTTGCGCAGTAGAAAAAACTTCGAAATCATACGTCAAAGCTGAAGTAAAACCCATATCACCGCCACAAAGGCGCAAAATTCTGTATGGTAATTTCAATTCCTGAAGAATACTTTTAACGTGTTCGACCATTCCGTCCAAAGCTTCGTATGATTTATCTGGATGTTCTACACGTACAATTTCCACTTTGTCAAATTGATGCAAACGGTTTAATCCACGTACGTGCGCACCATAAGAACCTGCTTCACGACGGAAACAAGGCGTGTAAGCCGTTGTTAAAACTGGTAATTCATTTTCGTTAAGGATTACATCACGAAACAAATTCGTTACCGGAACCTCCGCTGTTGGGATTAAGTATAAGTCATCGGTTTTGTCATGGTACATTTGCCCTTCTTTGTCAGGTAATTGTCCCGTTCCATAAGCTGATGCTTCATTCACCATATGCGGAACCTGAACTTCATTATAACCGGCAGCCGTATTTTTATCCAAGAAATAATTAATCAAGGCACGTTGTAATCGTGCTCCTTTTCCTTTATAAACAGGAAATCCTGCGCCAGTGATTTTTACACCCAATTCAAAATCGATGATGTCGTATTTTTTTACCAATTCCCAATGCGGTTGTGCTCCTTCATGCAAAACTGGAATTTCCCCTTCTTCAAAAACGTTTAGGTTTTCCTCCGGCGTTTTCCCAACAGGAACAATATCAGCTGGAAGATTGGGTAACGTATATAATTTCTCTAAAAGTTCTGCGGCAAGTGCATCGGCTTTTTCTGCTAAAACTTTGCTTTTCTCTTTGTTTAAAACAGTTTTTTCTTTTAGTATTGCGGCTTTCGCTTTCTCTCCGCTTTTCATCAATTCGCCAATATCTTTGGATAATTTATTAGATTCGGATAAAATGTTGTCTAACTCCACTTGCGTAGCGCGACGTTTTTCGTCCAGTTGTACCACTTCTTCAACAACACTTGTAGCATCGATGTTTCTCTTTGCCAAAGCGGTGATTACTTTTTCTTGATTCTCTCTAATAAATGCGATTTGTAACATAGCTTGATTTTTTTAACGCTAACTTTTATAATAATGGAAGCAAATTTAAGGAAATGTTTGATAGAAATGGGGGAAAAAATTAGTCAAAAGTCGAAAGTCATAAAGTCCAATACTTATGTATGCTTCAAATGCCCTAATGTTTAATTTACATTGACAACATAACTTCAAAAAAACAAATAAAAACAGGACTTTAAAAACTTTATGACATTGGACTTTTGACTTACTTTAGTCTCTTTTAATCTCGTGCCCCACAAATTCTTCTAAGGTTGCAAACATGTCGTCTACAGAAAGGACTTCAAAATCGGGGTGTGTTTTAAGAAAATCAGCATTTAAAGTAATCAAGTTTTCTTCTATTTCGAAAAAAGTGTCGTTGTTAAGCAAATCTCGGATAGGATTTACACCTTCCAATTTCCCTTTCAGGAATTTATTCAGCTTGACACTGCTCATTAATTTTACTTTTTTGGATTGTTGTTGGAACAATTCCAAATGCTTTTCGGCTCCAATCAATGCCAAACCTTCTTCTATCAATTCGTTTAGCTCTTTGTCCCAACCCGAATTATATACAAATTGAGCAAAATTTCCCTCGGTATATTGTGACGTATAATAATCTAAATAATAACTCATTATAGCATCTTCGTGAATCAAATCATCGCTTACACCTTCCTCACGCATTAAGTTGATTACCGAAATATTAGAGTGAATTACATCTTGGAGATTTTCACTGTTCATTGCCGTTTCTGAAATAATTATTCTACCGAATTCCATTTGTTTTGTGTTTAAATACTAAAGTGCAAATTTCAGTTAAATTATTACAGTAAAGAAATACATTGTGATTTATATGACATCAGATTCGTTACCATTCTTTTTCTGATTCATTTTTGTAACCAAAGCTTTCAACCGCAACGCTTTTTCTTTTTTTTCTTCTTGAAGTTTAGCCTTTTTCCGATTGAGCAATTTGGTATGTAAAGCCTTATTTTTGGTGTTTTTTTCGGGTCCTTTTGCCATGGTTTACAGTATTCTTTAATTATGTTTACAAAGATAAAAAAATGATAGTTATGGGCGATTAGAAATCCAACAGATAGTGAGAATTTGCAATTCTAGCAGACAAACTATGACAAAAAAACAGGCAACATTTATTTGTAAAAATGATTATATACTAATTCGAATAATTTTGATTTTTGTTGCGGGAACAGATTGCAACTCTCCTATCGGGTCCTCAATCAATCCAATCGCCTATTGTGTGCAGTTTTTATATTTCTTTTAAAGTTGAATAATACTCAACTACTTCTGATGAAAAAATTGGATTTTTAACATTTTCTCGAATTTGTTTAATATGTAAATTCAATTTTGTTTTTAACCAATCTAATTTTTCTTTTACCTCAATATTCTCATTATTGTAGTTTAAGAAAAAATTATTTCTTAAACTTTCAATATAATCATACAAACCAAATTCGATATCATCAAATTCTGATGATGATTTAGTAATATAGTCGATATAATACATACCATCATTATCTAACGAAAGAATATTCATTATGGATTCATTTTCGTCTTTTTCAGAATTTATATTTTTTCTGTGCTCTAAGCCATTTTTTATCACTTCTTCATCCACTATAATTCTTGGAAACTTGGCTTTTTTTGATTCGATTTCATATGCTTCAACCAATGCTGGTCCAAATATAAGTTCAGAAGTATGTATTAATTTTCCAATACTAACACCTCCACGAATCAAAAAGCCTTTGTTTGCAAGTTCAAAACTTACATATAACAAATCTAATAATGTATAAAATAATTGACTTGGCTCATTGTATTTATATGATATTACGATTGAATCTGAAAAATAAGTAATACATTTTGATTTGCAAAATCCTAAGTCATCAGTAATATTTTTAGATAGCTCTAAAATTGATTTTATTTTTTTAATTTTTTTTATATCATCTTCTCCATCAATATTCACTGTTTGATTAATGTGCTTTTTGAAACCTAAAATATCAATAAAACAACATATCCTTTTTTCGTAATTCATTATTAAAATTGTTTGATTTTGATATATTTCATTTTATCGTTTTGTTAATTAAATTGGGTAATTTAACTATAGCTTGAACATGTTCATTTTCATAAAAATCATTAATTTTTGTACCGTCAGGGAATCTTATACGGTTACTAATTAAATTGTTGATTTTTATATCATCTGCCTTAAACTTATAAAAATATTTTTTGTTTGTAAGTAACAAAAAAATAGTTTCATCTTGTAAAATTTCTACATATGAAATAAATCTATTTTTCGAAAATACTGGTTTCCAGTCTTCAATAGAATTATTAAGTACACTAGATTGTGTTTGTTGATTTTGAACAAAAAGCCCCTTTAATAAATTTTCTTCATTTTGTTTATTATTTAATTCTTCTATTGCTGCTTTAACTTCATGACTCCTCTCTTTATTTACATATGAAAATGTAACTTTTTCTTTTCTCACATAGTCTTTTTCAGAAACAAAAATTACATCATAATATTTCTCAGAGTTCTCAAGAATTGCCAGCCCGACAACGATATTATTGCCCTCTGCAAGTTTTCCTTGAATATAACCAAATGAATTTTTAGGAGAACTTTTTATTTTAAATGCCTCATTATAAAATAATTGACCAAATTTAGAACTAATAACAATTAAACTATTTATATCCACAATTTTTACTTTAACTAAAAAATCATATTCATTCAATTTTATAGCAAGCTCACTTGTCAATATTTCATCAATAAATAATTTGATTTTTGTTTTTTTTACAAAACCATTTTGAGTGACAAAAAATAATTGCTTGCCTTTTATATTATTTAAATCATCAATTAATACAACATCAACTATTTCATCTTGAATTTCAATAGTAAATAAATCTTTTAAATCTTTTATTTTCAGTATTTTACCAATAGCTGTTGAAAAATATTTCCCAAATTTAGTAAAGAATATTATTTTAAATGTTCGAGTGACTAATTCTATTGATATTAAATTTTCAATAAATACATTTTCGTTCTTTTTGTTGAAAATTAGATTTGCTGTTACGTTTTTGTAGTCTTCAATAGACATTGTTTGAAAATGAAAATCTCGACTAATTAATAGTAAAAATGATTGATTTGCTATTTCTAGAATTTTCTCTCCAATAGCAATTTGTTTTTCGATTTTTGCTAATGAATTATTTACAGAGATTAAAGATTTATTATTTTCTTCCATATTCTAAATAGTTGTTTCGTTTTTTAGTTCTTCAAGAATTTTTGTAAATTCTTCTTTTGTTTCCTCAAAATAATTATCCCAATTTTTAATATGGTTTATCTTGTTGAAAACATCAGTATTCTTGATTAATAATAACATTTCTTCTAGCTCATTACGTTTGCGAATTAAATTTTCTCTAATTATTTTAAGTTTATCTTTCTTATCTATAGTTTCACCTTGCGATTTGAAAATTCCTTTTTCTAAATCTTTTAAAATTTGATTTACTTTTTCAAGATTATTATTATCGTAAGCGTTTTTTAAATCGGTAAATATTTTGGTTGCCAATTCTTTTTGGTCGTCCGTTACTTTGTCAGGATGACAAAGTTTTGTCGCTTTACGATAATTTTTCTTTAATTCATTTTGTTTTTCTTCATCTAAAACAAAAGGTTTTGGCTCGTTTAATTTATCGTTATATGACTTTGAAAAATCTTCATAGTCAAATTTTGCTTCTTCGTATTCTTGCTGTTTTTGTTTGTCTTCCCTTGATTCTTTGGCAATTTTCTCAGCTACAACTTTCTTGTAATGAAGAATTTTGGTAATTAATCCCCCTAATTCTTCATTATACTTTAATTCAAAACTTCTGATGTTCTTTTCTATATCCGTTTTTTCGTCTGACAAACTTGAAATTTGATATTCAAGACTTCTAATTTCTAATTGTAAAGCAGGAATTTCAGGATCGTTGTAAATACTTATCTTTTTGAATTCACCGGTGAAATTTTGAATTAAAACTACAGCCTGACTAAATTCTTTTTTTGAACAATGATTTAATATAATGGTTAATGAGTCCAGTTTTTTATCTGAATGATTTTTAGGAATAAGACTTTTGGTTTTATCAACTTGATAATTAATATCTTCTAAATCTTCGAGCTTAATTACATTTACTAATGTTTCCAATCGTATAACAATCTTAATCCAATCTATTTCCGCATTTGGATTGTAATATTTGTCTTTTATCTTGTCAAATTCCTGATTGAAATCTAAAATGAGGTTAAAATCCTCTTCAATCACAGTGATACTTTCGTGATTTGATTTTGCTTTTTGTGTCCAGTTATAAGAACCAAAAATTAAAATAGTATTGTCAATTACACAAAATTTGTTGTGCATTAAAGGCGCATAGGCAGTGTCTTTGCCAATCCAAAATATTTGTCCTCCATTTGTAATTAAATCTCGTGATTTTATATTGCTATCGTGATTTATTTCATGATTTGCCATAAGTAATTCAACCTGAATTCCTTCTTTGGCTTTCTCGCAAAGAATATCGAATAACTTCGCATCTGTAAACCAAGCCACTGCAATTCTAATACTTGTATGGGATTCTTGTAAACGAATTTCAATTTGTTTATGGATTTTTTCGAAGTAGGCTTGTGATTTCATTAAATCTCTTTATTTCTTTAAAAGCTTGTATTTAGCTTTATATTCTTTCTTCAAATTTACAGAAAAGAAAATTCATTACTTTACGGCTTTCCGTAATTAAACAAAAACTTCATGTGATGCAGGATCCCCTAGCCCTGATAAAAGCGGTATCCTATTGTGCCGGGGTTCGGCACAATAGATATAGCGTAGAGCAGGAAATAGCTCCTGAAAACAATCCTAATATTTAAAAATACATGCAAGTACGGACAAGTCGCGACTTGTCCCTACCATAAAAAATCTTATTTTTGCACTCAATAAAATTGAATCATGATACAGAATCCAAAAAGATATACCATTACAGCGGCATTGCCTTATACGAACGGACCGATTCACATTGGCCATTTGGCGGGTGTTTACGTGCCTTCGGATATATATTCCAGATATTTAAGATTGCAGGGAAGAGACGTTTTGTTTGTTTGCGGAAGTGACGAGCACGGCGTGGCAATTTCGATGAAAGCCAAAAAAGAAGGCATTACGCCACAAGAAGTAATCGATAAATATGATGGAATAATCCGTAAATCGTTCTCTGATTTTGGAATTTCGTTTGATAATTATTCCAGAACTTCGGCTAAAATTCATCATGATACGGCTTCGGAATTTTTTAGAAAACTATATGACAAAGGTGATTTTATCGAAGAAGTGACCGAACAATTGTATGATGCAAAAGCAGACCAATTCTTGGCAGACCGTTTTGTGGTGGGAACTTGTCCAAAATGTGGCAACGAAGAAGCTTACGGTGACCAATGCGAAAAATGTGGTTCGACGCTA contains:
- the serS gene encoding serine--tRNA ligase, producing the protein MLQIAFIRENQEKVITALAKRNIDATSVVEEVVQLDEKRRATQVELDNILSESNKLSKDIGELMKSGEKAKAAILKEKTVLNKEKSKVLAEKADALAAELLEKLYTLPNLPADIVPVGKTPEENLNVFEEGEIPVLHEGAQPHWELVKKYDIIDFELGVKITGAGFPVYKGKGARLQRALINYFLDKNTAAGYNEVQVPHMVNEASAYGTGQLPDKEGQMYHDKTDDLYLIPTAEVPVTNLFRDVILNENELPVLTTAYTPCFRREAGSYGAHVRGLNRLHQFDKVEIVRVEHPDKSYEALDGMVEHVKSILQELKLPYRILRLCGGDMGFTSALTYDFEVFSTAQDRWLEISSVSNFETFQANRLKLRFKDKDGKNQLAHTLNGSSLALPRVLAGILENYQTPEGIVIPEVLRPYCGFDIID
- a CDS encoding tetratricopeptide repeat protein, which encodes MKKLFLYISLSFSLFAFAQNEQLAQYYYDKGDFEKARISYEELLENLPQNTQYFLRTIDCYQQLQQFSVAEKAILDRLDKYKQGNLLVELGYNYQLQKNDAKAKIYYEQALDRIKKNPNEVYGISNSFERKVLLEYALKSYQAATELEPNFNFNYQIGLLYGQLGNQEMMINTFLNEAYANPQNSIQIQNQLSRFMVDEGDANFSEILRKALIIRAQKNQDLFWNHYLSWFYTQQKEFEKAFIQEKAIYKRDPESLSNIVNLGQLAIEEDNPDAAKEILGFVLENTKDLELLIQANSYLMKMKIGKAKEKEYVAINTELEGLLKQFEISPFTLSLQLIQAHFVAFNLKKPEDGKAIIKKALELQLNDYDVAQAKMELADILLYEEKFNQALIYYSQIELDLKNDIVAHEASLKAAKTSYFKTDFIWALKQFKELKSANTQLIANDALEYFLLINDNTVADSTQTALKQFAKGDYLLYQNRNQEAIAQFQTILKNYKGQDPRATLEQAKQIEAVTLLRLGKIYEKLGDFTLALSQYQTIIDQHSDGIYIDEALYFSAEIYNKKLQQPEKAKPLYEKIIFSHKDSIYFVEARKKFRQLRGDTNL
- a CDS encoding phospholipase D-like domain-containing protein; this translates as MKSQAYFEKIHKQIEIRLQESHTSIRIAVAWFTDAKLFDILCEKAKEGIQVELLMANHEINHDSNIKSRDLITNGGQIFWIGKDTAYAPLMHNKFCVIDNTILIFGSYNWTQKAKSNHESITVIEEDFNLILDFNQEFDKIKDKYYNPNAEIDWIKIVIRLETLVNVIKLEDLEDINYQVDKTKSLIPKNHSDKKLDSLTIILNHCSKKEFSQAVVLIQNFTGEFKKISIYNDPEIPALQLEIRSLEYQISSLSDEKTDIEKNIRSFELKYNEELGGLITKILHYKKVVAEKIAKESREDKQKQQEYEEAKFDYEDFSKSYNDKLNEPKPFVLDEEKQNELKKNYRKATKLCHPDKVTDDQKELATKIFTDLKNAYDNNNLEKVNQILKDLEKGIFKSQGETIDKKDKLKIIRENLIRKRNELEEMLLLIKNTDVFNKINHIKNWDNYFEETKEEFTKILEELKNETTI
- a CDS encoding DUF4286 family protein; the protein is MIIYNVTTNIHESVHDQWMIWMQHKHIPEILATGKFSSARMVRVLIEEEMGGVTYSVQYTTDSKETLEKYYQEDAPAFREEGLKLFGDKMLAFRTELELISEH
- a CDS encoding DUF4375 domain-containing protein, which translates into the protein MEFGRIIISETAMNSENLQDVIHSNISVINLMREEGVSDDLIHEDAIMSYYLDYYTSQYTEGNFAQFVYNSGWDKELNELIEEGLALIGAEKHLELFQQQSKKVKLMSSVKLNKFLKGKLEGVNPIRDLLNNDTFFEIEENLITLNADFLKTHPDFEVLSVDDMFATLEEFVGHEIKRD
- a CDS encoding Abi family protein; its protein translation is MFEKLPFTIQEQIERLQTRGLKITPEDKATHYLSHISYYRLGEYWYSMQSDKVNHIFKENSKFKDVIALYQFDGELKILLFDIIEKIEISLRTKLIYHLSHEFNPWWFQNFDLFIDSKALVKTLSSLEEELERSKEITIKNHFKNHKDDLRFPPAWKSLEQTSFGSLSKLYGNLKNTVHSKDVIAKEFGVVNHTFLPSWLQSIAQIRNYCAHHSRLWNKNLPGNPKLLPNPPFNWVEDVPKQNEKLYVHLCIMKYLLDRIQPENDFSERLNILFIKYPNVDSNAIGMKPNWNNENLWK